The following coding sequences are from one Panthera leo isolate Ple1 chromosome E1, P.leo_Ple1_pat1.1, whole genome shotgun sequence window:
- the PLD6 gene encoding mitochondrial cardiolipin hydrolase — MERLRWQVAAVATVGLALALEALPSVLRWLRAWRRRGWQSPLRREVLFFPSQVTCTEALLQAPSKGPSGPPAGCPCSLPHGESSLSRLLGALLAARASLELCLFAFSSPQLGRAVQLLHQRGVRVRVITDCDYMALNGSQIGLLRKAGIQVRHDQDLGYMHHKFAIVDKKVLITGSLNWTTQAIQNNRENVLIMEDEEYVRLFLEEFERIWEEFNPTKYTFFPQKKRNH; from the exons ATGGAGCGGTTACGTTGGCAGGTGGCGGCTGTGGCGACCGTGGGTCTCGCGCTGGCTCTGGAGGCGCTGCCCTCCGTGCTGCGCTGGTTGCGGGCCTGGCGACGGCGAGGGTGGCAGAGCCCTCTGCGGCGCGAGGTGCTCTTCTTCCCGTCGCAGGTGACCTGCACCGAGGCTCTGCTGCAGGCCCCGAGCAAGGGGCCGTCGGGGCCGCCAGCGGGCTGCCCGTGCAGCCTGCCCCACGGCGAGAGCTCGCTCAGCCGCCTGCTGGGCGCCCTGTTGGCCGCCCGCGCCAGCCTCGAGCTCTGCCTCTTTGCCTTCTCCAGCCCGCAATTGGGGCGCGCGGTGCAGCTGCTTCACCAGCGCGGGGTGCGCGTCCGGGTCATTACCGACTGCGACTACATGGCCCTTAACGGTTCGCAGATCGGCCTGCTCCGCAAGGCAG GCATCCAGGTGCGACACGATCAGGACCTGGGCTACATGCATCACAAGTTTGCCATAGTGGACAAGAAGGTGCTGATCACGGGCTCCCTCAACTGGACCACTCAAGCCATTcagaacaacagagaaaatgttttgatTATGGAGGATGAAGAGTATGTGAGgctttttctggaagaatttgagCGTATCTGGGAAGAGTTTAATCCTACAAAGTATACCTTTTTCCCACAAAAGAAGAGGAATCACTGA